From a region of the Vallicoccus soli genome:
- a CDS encoding GNAT family N-acetyltransferase — protein sequence MLRTSSLRLCGADDLDAVLALLDEDPVVNAFLAARVRASGLEPWRLGGQVWGHVVDGRLDAVCYAGANLIPVRAGREAVAAFAERARRQGRRCSSLVGPAAQVLPLWELLEPHWGPAREVRPDQPLCVLEGPPTAPPDPLVRVVEPHETDLLVPACVAMYTEEVGVSPVGHDGGALYRARVEELVRAGRCFARIEDGRVLFKAEVGAVTPQACQVQGVWVDPSVRGRGLSVGGMAAVAELARTRLAPVVSLYVNSFNAPARAAYARVGFTQVGTFASVLF from the coding sequence GTGCTGCGGACGTCGTCGCTGCGCCTGTGCGGCGCGGACGACCTCGACGCGGTGCTCGCGCTGCTCGACGAGGACCCCGTGGTCAACGCCTTCCTCGCCGCGCGCGTGCGCGCCTCCGGCCTCGAGCCCTGGCGCCTCGGCGGGCAGGTGTGGGGCCACGTCGTCGACGGCCGGCTCGACGCCGTCTGCTACGCGGGGGCGAACCTCATCCCGGTGCGGGCGGGCCGCGAGGCGGTCGCCGCCTTCGCCGAGCGCGCGCGGCGCCAGGGGCGGCGCTGCTCCTCGCTCGTCGGCCCGGCCGCGCAGGTGCTGCCGCTGTGGGAGCTGCTCGAGCCGCACTGGGGGCCCGCGCGCGAGGTCCGCCCCGACCAGCCGCTGTGCGTCCTCGAGGGGCCGCCGACGGCGCCGCCGGACCCGCTCGTGCGCGTCGTCGAGCCGCACGAGACCGACCTGCTCGTGCCGGCGTGCGTGGCGATGTACACCGAGGAGGTGGGCGTCTCGCCGGTCGGGCACGACGGCGGCGCGCTCTACCGCGCGCGGGTGGAGGAGCTGGTGCGGGCCGGGCGCTGCTTCGCGCGCATCGAGGACGGGCGGGTCCTCTTCAAGGCCGAGGTCGGCGCCGTGACGCCGCAGGCCTGCCAGGTGCAGGGCGTCTGGGTCGATCCCTCGGTGCGCGGCCGGGGCCTGTCCGTCGGCGGCATGGCCGCGGTGGCCGAGCTCGCGCGCACCCGCCTCGCGCCCGTCGTCTCGCTCTACGTCAACAGCTTCAACGCGCCCGCGCGCGCCGCGTACGCCCGGGTGGGGTTCACCCAGGTCGGGACGTTCGCCTCCGTCCTCTTCTGA